TATGCTGATGAAGCGAACTTAACCCCAGGAGACAAGAGTATTGGTCGCCCCGTCCGTTGCGTGAAGGACGAATAAGATTGTCTCGTGGATTGTAAAATTTTCATGCGCCCGTTGCGCAAGCGCCAAATGCTAGGCTCAATTATAAAATAAGCAAGCTTATTTTGCAATTTTCGCCTTACGCATTTGTGCCAGTTTTCTGAATCTTAGGTACATTAATGCCCGACGCATCTCGCTGTTTTAAGGCGAGGTGCGTTTTCGTTTTATAGCGAAAACGCCTCTAACAACAAACGGGTCACCATCTGTGACCACAACAACGGAGGCTATATGAACAATAACATCGAAAAAAGTAAAGACCTTTTCTCGTTTAGAATTGTGTCCGAAACACCAACAGGCGATGGCTATGTTGATTGCGTTTGGGAAATGCCGGTTTGGGTTATTGAAAAACTTGAAGCTGAAGCGAAAAAACGGAAAATTACGATTTCAGACCTTGTAACGCTTATCTTGAAAACTGCTTTGAAGGAGAAAAAGAACGAAAAATAATGTTTAACCCATTAACCTATTGACGGTTATTAAATAATAACCTATATTAAATTATACCGAAGATATTTGAAAGGGGGGGGCTTTATGAATGAAATTACGGAAAAAGATGTAAAAAGGCTTTGGGTCGAAAAGGATGCTGTTTGCGTGGAACTGAAAGACGGCCGAATCGGGCGTGAACTCATCCGAGATTACGAACCGCTGCGGAAGGCTACGCGAAAGCAGTTGGAGAACTGCCGCGTTGATTGCGATGGCGTGTGGTTTGACGATCTGGACGAGGGCCTGGAACTTTCGGGATTCTTTTCGCCGAAAAAAACGAATCCTATTGGCCGCGTATTTTGGCTGTTCCCTGAATTGAACGCCTCGGCATTTGCTCGTCGGTTGGGAATTCCGCAACCCCTCTTTGCGGCGTATGTAAACGGAACGAAGAAACCCTCTTCAGCAAGAAAGAAACTCATTGAGGAGGAATTGCGCCGTATCGGCAGGGAACTGCTGAAAACTGTGGCGTAGTTTTTTGCTGCTAAAACTTTAGCCGTCCGTGGTGTGCGAGCGGCTTGTTTTGTTACTAAAAACATTAAGTTAAGTCGAAGTGCTTATTTTCAAACTTGTGAATTATTTTTAATTCTTTCCAATAGTTGCTTATTTTTTCATAGAAATTTATCAAATCTTCTGGGCAGTCTGGAGGGATCACTGCGGTATCATACCACATAGAGTCGTGTAATAATTCGTTTCTCATGTTGCTGTACTTGCATATGTTCTTGCGGATGTCCTTCGGAAATCCGGATTCGAATGTATTGCGTGGTACTTGGGAGCATTTGATGTCTGTGATGTTGAGGGGAGTTTTTACGATTGTACCAATACTATCTATGGTAATTAACAATAGTTGTAGAATGTGTTTTCTTATATTTTTAGTTTGTGGCAGGTTGCTTATAAAGAATTGAATGTCTCGTAGATCTTCCTCGACTATTTTTATTCGTTCATTTAAGAGTGCTAACGTATCAAAATGCGGAATTTTCTCTAGTATTGCGATTAACTTGCTAGGATTATTCTCAAATTCAATACTGTCGGGTATTTTGCATAGAATGTCACGATTGGATTTCTTGATGAACTCTTTGATGCCTGCATCCGTGAAAAGTAGTTCGTCTAGTGGCCTGGATAATTTGAGAGGCGCATGGACGTGGAGAACGTTTTGGTATTCTAAAGGAATATAATCATCAATGTTTTTTGCTGTTGATGGAACTAGCCATGCTCTCCATTCTTTGTTCTGTGACCGAATTAATGCTAGTGGGACAAAGTCGTCAATATATCCATCAGGCGGTAGTTCTCCATTGAATACCTTAAACATTTTTTCAACACGTATCGTCCATTCTGGATGAACGGATTGTATTTGCTCAAGCTTTTTTTGAAAAGTAGAATATTTTAAGGATTCTTTATTGTTCATGGCTTTGTTTTTATTTGTCTGACTTTAGTGCTTTTATTTCATATTCAATGTCTTTTAGTTTATTCCTCATTTTGTCAATGTCATATTCTAGACGCTTTTGATTGCTTTCTATGGTTTCAATTTTCTCCGAAATTGCATCACTTTTTTTTGATATGTTGCTGATGCCGTTGCATGATATGATTGCTGTAATCACTAGGAAGATTAAAGCGTATCCAAAGGGAATGCCGCTAAGACGTTCAAGCAATTGTTTTGTGATGTCTGAATTATGAGTCAAATTTTTGATTTGCTTTTCTAATTCATATATGCGCTCGGAATCTGTTTTTGTTTCTATCTCAGTTTTTCGCAGTTCTGTCATTTCGTCTTCATGTTTTTGGCTGCATTCTTGATGGATTCTTTTTTGCCTTTCAGCCTCTTGTTTTCGTCGTTCAATTTCTTCAGGGGGGAGGTGTTCCTCGTAATACTTCCGACACCTCTTTCGGATAAAGTTGATTAAACAAGATGGGATGATTACTGATGCGAAAAAAGCAATGACGCCGATTGATTTGATGTTCATTGCAGTTTCGTCCCATTGAGAATCTCTAAATGCTAATATTATCCAGGGAATAGCTCCTACTATAATGCAGAATGCATACAGAGATACAATTATGATTGTGGATTTTCGGTTAGGGTCAAGTGTGTGAAATTTTTCCATGATTTTCGTCCATTTATTAACAACATTAAAAGTCTATGATGAATATATAATTATTTGAAAAAGTACGTTTTATTATATATGAAAGCCAGGCGTTGCGGGCTGGCGACTGAAGCCCGCAGAGGGGGTGTATGGAAGACGCGGTTGAGTAATGCGTGCCTGGATCCTTCGACTACGCCCGATGGGCTTCGCTCAGGATGACGAAACCGCGGCTGCAATCAGGGGGAGGCTTCCCCCTTTTATCATAGAAAGGATGTCCCCGCCTCCGGCGGGGAAGACATTTTCGGGCTGGAATGCACTTTTCTCTCGTCTCTCGTCTCTCGTCTCTCGTCTAAAATGCTACATTTCCCCCCGGAAACATTCTAATTAACAGAGGTTCAAAAAATGAATTATTTCAATTCTATCCCTATGCGTCGCCAACTCGAAGAAATTGGCCACTGCCGTTTCATGGAACATTCTGAATTCAGCCGTGGTGTTGAAGCCCTCAAGGGCAAGAAGATTGTGTTCGTCGGTTGCGGTGCCCAGGGTCTCCATCAGGGTCTTGACCTGCGCGATAGCGGCCTCGACGTCTCTTACACGCTCCGCAAGGAAGCCATCGAACAGAAGCGCCAGTCCTGGAAGAACGCTACTGAAAACGGCTTCAAGGTCGGTACCTACGAAGAAATGATTCCGGATGCAGACCTCGTTTGCAACCTCACACCGGACAAGCAGCACCACAACGTGATCCCGGCCATCATGAAGCTCATGAAGAAGGGCGCCGCCCTCTCTTACAGCCACGGCTTCAACATCGTGGAAGAAGGCCAGGAAATCCGCAAGGACATCACGGTGATCATGGTCGCCCCGAAGGGCCCGGGTTCCGAAGTCCGTAGCGAATATGTTCGCGGTTTCGGTATGCCCTGCCTTATCGCCGTGCACCCGGAAAACGACCCCGAAGGTAAGGGTTGGGACTACGCCAAGGCTTACGCCGCTGGCCTCCATGCCGACCGTCCGGGCGTTCTCGAAAGCTCTTTCGTTGCCGAAGTGAAGTCCGACCTCATGGGCGAACAGACCATCCTTTGCGGTATGCTCCAGACCGGCACCATCCTCTGCTACGACAAGATGGTGAAGGATTTCGGCGTTGAACCGGCTTACGCGGTCAAGCTGCTCCAGTACGGCTGGGAAACCATTTCCGAAGCCCTGAAGCACGGCGGCATCACCAACATGATGGACCGTCTCTCCAACCCGGCCAAGATCCGCGCCACGGAACTCGCCGAAAAGATGAAGAAGATCATGAAGCCGCTCTACTGCGAACACCAGGACAACATCATCTCTGGCAAGTTCTCCAGCACCATGATGGTGGACTGGGAAGCCGGCGACAAGGATTTGCTCAAGTGGCGTGCCGAAACGGGCGAACTCGAATTCGAAAAGGTCGAAGCTACCGACAAGGTCATCACCGAACAGGAATACTTCGACCGCGGCGTTCTCATGACCGCCATGATCAAGGCCGGTGTAGAACTCGCATTCGAAACCATGTGCTCCGTGGGCATCAAGCCGATGAGCGCCTACTACGAATCTCTCCACGAGACTCCGCTTATCGCCAACCTCATCGCTCGTAAGAAGTTGTACGAAATGAACCGCGTGATTAGCGACACCGCCGAATACGGTTGCTACCTGTTCGCCAACAAGTGCGTGCCTCTGCTCGCCGACTTCATGAAGAACGAAGTGAAGAAGGACGACATCGGCGCTATCTACGGCGAAGGCAAGACCACTGCTGTGGATAACGAAGAGCTCATCAAGGTGAACAAGAACATCCGTCAGCATCCGGTGGAAGAGGTCGGTGCTTGGCTGCGTGAACGCATGAGCGGCATGACCCGCGTCGTGTAACCTTCGCAATACGGCATCACGATTTGGCTCACGTACGTTTTAGTACGCTACGCCAAATCGTTCTTTGTCTTGCTCGGTTCCACTTAGCGGGATAAAGAGTGGTGCTACGGAGACTCGCGCCTTGTCTCGCTCGCTTATCCAACTTTCGTGGATTGTCTTGCTCGGTTCCACTTAGCGGGATAATTCAATTACATTTGTCAGGAAATTTGTTCAGCTCGTCGGAAACGGCGAGCTTTTTCTTTATTTTGGCTGATTTTATTTTTAGTCTAATCTATATTTAAGGCAGTGAACAAACTAAAGAGGAGAATATATGATGTTTGCAAAATTCATGATGCCTATGGCGTTGGTGTTGGCTGCGGGTTGTTATGCCGCGGATCAGGGAACAAAGGACGATCCGCTGACCATTGGGTCGGTGCAGGATCTGATGGAGTTCCGTAATGCCGTTTCGGATAGTGGCACTTACAAGGGCGTCAAGCTGAAGAACGCGGGCGAGGGCTTGCATTTCAAGCTGACTGCGGACTTGGACTTGAGTTCTGTTTGTGGTCGTGACGTGGGTAACTGGAAGGCAATCGGTCCGTTCGAAGGAAGTTTCGATGGAGATGGCCACAAGATTTCGAACTTGTATATCGATGATTCGCTGGGCTCGGTCAGGGATGCCGGTTTTATCGGTCCCGTGTTCAACAATGGCGACGATACCCTTTATTACAACAATGTGGTTTTCGAAAACGTCTACATCCGCCATTCGGGGCTCATTGGTACTTTTGTAACGCAGGTGGTGACGGGTCAGGCCGTTGTGCGGAACAACTCGGTTGAACTGACTTTCGAAACGGTCGACAACGATCAAGGGGCTCCTCAGTGGGGCGGCTTGATGGGTAACACCGTTGCGGAGTGGGTCGGCTTCTATGACAACAAGGTCAAGGGAACCATGAAGGTGGCGAATCAGCACCAGGCCGCGGTTGGTGGCATTATTGGTATCCTCGTGGATCCGGGTGCTATCGAAGGGAACGTGAACGAAGCGAATATTTCTGTCGAGGGCGACGTATATACTAATGTGGGTGGCATTGTCGGAGAACTTCTTGCTCCGTGTACATTCAAGGGCAATGTGAACAAGGGTAATATGTCGGCGAATGTTCCTACGCAATACGCCTTTGTGGGCGGCCTCGTTGGCGTGAATCCGTCGCTTATTTCCGAGAAGACTGTTGTCGGCAACTTTAATTATGGCAAGGTCGATGTTGCTGCGTCTTATGCGGCGGTGGGTGGACTTTTTGGCTATGTCTCCGGCAATACGAATACGACTCTTGACAGTTGCATTAACTACGGCGATGTCATTTATCACGGCGTAGATGTGCAGCAGATGGTGCAGGTGGGCGGCGTTGCCGGAATCTGGGAAGTGAAGCAGGCGAGCCGTGTCGAAAACAAGGGCAAGATTGTCGTTGAAAACGCGAAGGGACCTTTCGTGGGCGGTATCGCGGGCTATGTACGTCCGGAAGCCAAGAGCGCTGATCTGTTCAAGGCGGTGAACGAGGGCGATATCGAAATCAAGACTTCTGCGGATTCTGTCAATGGCTGGGTCTCGGGCCTTGTGGGTAGTACCGACCAGATTGAATACCTGCGTTTGGACAGCTGCGTAAACAAGGGCGACGTCTTGTTGCCGGAAGGCGCAAAGCCGAACATCCTTTTCTCGAAACCGCTTGCATCGACTTATAACAGCGATGTGAAGCTCATGGCCTCGACCAGCGTAAACGAAGGAAATGTGCCCGACATTGAACCCCGTATGGCTTTGGTGGCGCCGCGCCGTGCTGCCTTTGCCGTCCGTACAA
This genomic window from Fibrobacter sp. UWB5 contains:
- a CDS encoding DUF2442 domain-containing protein, translated to MNEITEKDVKRLWVEKDAVCVELKDGRIGRELIRDYEPLRKATRKQLENCRVDCDGVWFDDLDEGLELSGFFSPKKTNPIGRVFWLFPELNASAFARRLGIPQPLFAAYVNGTKKPSSARKKLIEEELRRIGRELLKTVA
- the ilvC gene encoding ketol-acid reductoisomerase produces the protein MNYFNSIPMRRQLEEIGHCRFMEHSEFSRGVEALKGKKIVFVGCGAQGLHQGLDLRDSGLDVSYTLRKEAIEQKRQSWKNATENGFKVGTYEEMIPDADLVCNLTPDKQHHNVIPAIMKLMKKGAALSYSHGFNIVEEGQEIRKDITVIMVAPKGPGSEVRSEYVRGFGMPCLIAVHPENDPEGKGWDYAKAYAAGLHADRPGVLESSFVAEVKSDLMGEQTILCGMLQTGTILCYDKMVKDFGVEPAYAVKLLQYGWETISEALKHGGITNMMDRLSNPAKIRATELAEKMKKIMKPLYCEHQDNIISGKFSSTMMVDWEAGDKDLLKWRAETGELEFEKVEATDKVITEQEYFDRGVLMTAMIKAGVELAFETMCSVGIKPMSAYYESLHETPLIANLIARKKLYEMNRVISDTAEYGCYLFANKCVPLLADFMKNEVKKDDIGAIYGEGKTTAVDNEELIKVNKNIRQHPVEEVGAWLRERMSGMTRVV